In a single window of the Drosophila gunungcola strain Sukarami unplaced genomic scaffold, Dgunungcola_SK_2 000064F, whole genome shotgun sequence genome:
- the LOC128264300 gene encoding LOW QUALITY PROTEIN: NPC intracellular cholesterol transporter 1 homolog 1b (The sequence of the model RefSeq protein was modified relative to this genomic sequence to represent the inferred CDS: deleted 1 base in 1 codon), with protein MMKVLASLILLWLSAGRGGVRSQDEELGCIWYGQSHLIGAHWQNLADTGPARPLNNPTAEALFAKRCPLLYKEYKGESGEDELSLCCDAAQIETMESGLSQADGVFSRCPTCTRNMALTVCAMTCAKNHTLFLTGTNAKNPSGVDYVEYIDYRISDDTVSKIYESCDGIQHTQTGRPAMDLGCGAYNAKTCNYRRWYQFMGDVNGDYVPFQINYKWSDDREEGSEEIYLELSPLKCGESYEDSYACACIDCEESCPLTDAPTGPDGLWKIGGLYGVTFILALVIGIVLSGLICWGASGSSSAPSVCMPTLFGEFFYHGFRIWGTFCAKHPVLVLALCSWAIAGLAYGIRFMTITTDPVELWAGADSQTRIEKDYFDQHFGPFYRNNQIFIKAINQTYFTHEAQSGVLNFGPAFEYNFLKEVFELQEAIMKLGMETNEGLDKICYAPVLMAGETATVDSCVIQSIYGYFQHDMDRFENSYIDSNNYTVNYLNQLEDCLRVPMLEDCFGTYGGPIEPAISVGGMPKVAVGDDPDYMLATGLVITFLGKNQNDVTKLEPNMKWEQLFVDFLRDYKSDRLDIAYMAERSIQDAVVELSEGEVSTVVISYVVMFVYVAIALGHIRSCCGFLRESRIMLAIGGIVIVLASVICSLGFWGYLDVTTTMLAIEVIPFLVLAVGVDNIFIMVHTYQRLDHSKFETTHEAIGEAIGQIGPSILQTAGSEMACFAIGCMSDMPAVKTFAMYAAIAILMDFLLQITAFVALMAIDEKRYLDGRLDLLCCVRSGGKRTTNEDGDGVDRPKEVGMLESMFKNFYSPFLLTKPVKVTVLLVFTVITCLSLMVTPSIEKGLDQEMSMPTNSHVVKYFRYMVDLLAMGAPVYWVLKPGLNYSEPLQQNLICGGVECNNNSLSVQLYTQSRYPEITSMARPAASWLDDYIDWLAIVDCCKYNVTTGGFCSSNSKSEDCLPCERGFTENGLRPDAETFNKYIPYFLFDLPDAECAKAGRASYADAVIYTIDDEGMSTVQDSYFMQYSTTSTTSEEFYSQLREVRRISGEINAMFAENGVDAEIFAYCVFYIYYEQYLTIWEDAMFSLGMSLLAIFLVTLLITGLDITSTLIVLFMVICILINMLGMMWAWSINLNAISLVNLVVCVGIGVEFVAHIVRSFKRAEGTAQERARHSLNVTGSSVLSGITLTKFAGIAVLGFSNSQIFQVFYFRMYLGIVLIGAAHGLVLLPVLLSHLGPLNKLGRSSSGEPITSAN; from the exons ATGATGAAAGTGCTTGCGTCGTTGATCTTGCTGTGGCTTTCGGCCGGAAGAGGAGGAGTTCGGTCGCAGGACGAGGAGCTGGGCTGCATTTGGTATGGCCAGAGTCACTTGATCGGTGCCCATTGGCAGAATCTGGCGGATACGGGACCAGCGCGACCGTTAAACAATCCAACCGCGGAGGCCTTGTTCGCCAAGAGATGTCCGCTGTTGTACAAGGAATACAAGGGTGAAAGCGGCGAGGACGAACTGAGCCTGTGCTGCGATGCGGCCCAAATCGAGACCATGGAATCGGGCTTGTCGCAGGCCGATGGCGTTTTC TCCAGATGTCCCACCTGTACGCGAAACATGGCCCTGACCGTTTGTGCCATGACCTGTGCCAAGAATCACACACTCTTCTTGACCGGCACGAATGCCAAGAATCCGAGTGGCGTTGACTACGTGGAGTATATAGACTATAGGATATCGGATGATACGGTCTCGAAAATTTACGAGAGCTGCGATGGCATTCAGCACACGCAGACCGGTCGCCCGGCCATGGACTTGGGCTGTGGTGCCTACAATGCCAAGACCTGCAACTACCGCAGATGGTACCAGTTCATGGGCGATGTGAACGGTGACTATGTGCCGTTCCAGATCAACTACAAGTGGTCGGACGACAGGGAGGAGGGTTCCGAGGAGATCTATCTGGAGCTGAGTCCCTTGAAGTGCGGCGAGAGTTATGAGGACAGCTATGCGTGTGCCTGCATCGATTGCGAGGAGTCCTGTCCGCTGACCGATGCGCCCACCGGTCCCGATGGACTTTGGAAGATCGGAGGACTGTACGGGGTGACCTTTATCCTGGCCCTCGTAATTGGCATCGTCCTCTCGGGACTCATTTGCTGGGGggccagcggcagcagctcGGCGCCCAGTGTCTGCATGCCCACCCTGTTCGGGGAGTTCTTTTACCACGGCTTCCGCATCTGGGGCACCTTCTGCGCCAAGCATCCCGTCCTCGTGCTTGCCCTCTGCTCCTGGGCCATCGCTGGTTTGGCCTACGGCATCCGGTTCATGACCATCACCACCGATCCTGTCGAGCTGTgggccggcgccgatagccaGACGAGGATCGAGAAGGACTACTTCGATCAGCACTTTGGGCCCTTCTATCGCAACAATCAGATTTTCATCAAGGCCATCAATCAGACCTAT TTCACACACGAGGCGCAAAGTGGCGTGCTTAATTTTGGTCCTGCCTTCGAGTACAACTTCCTCAAGGAAGTCTTTGAGCTGCAGGAAGCGATCATGAAGCTGGGCATGGAGACGAACGAGGGCCTCGATAAGATCTGCTATGCCCCCGTTTTGATGGCTGGCGAAACAGCCACAGTCGACAGCTGCGTTATCCAGTCGATCTATGGCTATTTCCAACACGATATGGATCGATTCGAGAACTCCTATATCGATAGCAACAACTACACCGTCAACTATCTCAATCAATTGGAGGATTGTCTAAG AGTGCCCATGCTGGAGGATTGCTTTGGAACATACGGTGGACCCATTGAGCCTGCAATCTCAGTGGGTGGAATGCCCAAGGTCGCGGTGGGTGACGATCCCGACTACATGTTGGCCACCGGCCTTGTGATCACCTTCTTGGGTAAGAATCAAAACGACGTGACCAAATTGGAGCCCAATATGAAGTGGGAGCAGTTGTTTGTGGACTTTTTGCGCGACTACAAGAGCGATCGATTGGACATAGCCTATATGGCGGAGAGATCCATCCAGGATGCGGTGGTGGAGCTGTCCGAGGGCGAAGTGAGCACAGTGGTCATCAGCTATGTGGTGATGTTCGTCTATGTGGCCATCGCCTTGGGTCACATACGCAGTTGTTGCGGCTTTTTGAGGGAATCCCGCATCATGTTGGCCATTGGCGGCATTGTCATTGTCTTGGCCTCGGTGATCTGCAGTCTGGGTTTCTGGGGCTACCTGGATGTGACGACCACCATGCTGGCCATCGAAGTGATTCCGTTTCTGGTGCTGGCCGTCGGAGTGGACAATATCTTTATAATGGTGCACACGTATCAGAGGTTGGACCACTCGAAATTCGAGACCACACACGAGGCAATTGGAGAGGCCATCGGCCAGATTGGTCCTTCGATCCTTCAGACGGCGGGCAGTGAGATGGCCTGCTTTGCCATCGGCTGCATGTCCGATATGCCGGCCGTGAAGACCTTTGCCATGTACGCCGCCATCGCCATTCTGATGGACTTCCTGCTCCAGATCACCGCATTCGTGGCTCTGATGGCCATCGATGAGAAGCGCTATTTGGACGGCAGACTGGACTTGTTGTGCTGTGTGAGGAGTGGTGGCAAGAGGACTACAAATGAAGACGGGGACGGTGTGGACAGACCCAAGGAGGTCGGCATGCTGGAGTCCATGTTCAAGAACTTCTACTCACCCTTCCTGCTGACCAA ACCTGTAAAAGTGACCGTTCTGCTAGTGTTCACCGTGATAACCTGCCTTTCGCTGATGGTGACGCCCTCCATTGAGAAGGGCCTCGATCAGGAGATGTCCATGCCGACGAACTCGCATGTGGTGAAGTACTTCCGCTACATGGTCGACCTGCTGGCGATGGGAGCTCCGGTTTATTGGGTCCTCAAGCCCGGACTCAATTACTCGGAGCCGCTGCAGCAGAACCTCATCTGCGGCGGAGTCGAGTGCAACAATAACTCGCTGTCCGTGCAACTGTACACGCAATCCCGATACCCGGAAATCACGTCAATGGCCCGACCAGCCGCCTCCTGGCTGGACGACTATATCGATTGGTTGGCCATCGTCGATTGCTGCAAGTACAACGTCACCACCGGCGGATTTTGTTCCAGCA ACTCAAAGAGCGAAGATTGCCTGCCCTGTGAACGTGGATTTACAGAAAATGGCCTACGACCTGATGCGGAGACCTTTAACAAGTATATTCCCTACTTCCTGTTCGATCTGCCCGATGCCGAGTGCGCCAAGGCTGGAAGAGCGTCATATGCTGAT GCCGTGATCTACACCATCGACGATGAGGGAATGTCCACTGTACAGGACTCCTATTTCATGCAGTACTCGACCACATCGACCACCTCAGAGGAGTTCTACTCGCAGCTGCGCGAAGTGCGAAGAATTTCGGGGGAGATAAATGCCATGTTCGCGGAGAACGGTGTGGATGCGGAGATTTTCGCCTACTGTGTGTTCTACATTTACTACGAACAGTATTTGACGATCTGGGAGGATGCCATGTTTTCGCTGGGCATGTcgcttttggccattttccTGGTCACCCTGTTGATAACTGGCCTGGACATCACCTCCACACTGATCGTACTCTTCATGGTCATTTGCATATTGATCAATATGCTGGGAATGATGTGGGCGTGGAGCATTAACCTGAACGCCATATCGCTGGTGAATCTGGTGGTTTGTGTGGGCATCGGTGTGGAGTTTGTGGCGCACATTGTGAGGTCCTTCAAGCGGGCGGAGGGAACAGCCCAGGAGCGGGCTCGTCACTCGCTGAACGTGACTGGGAGCAGTGTCCTCTCGGGCATCACACTCACCAAATTCGCGGGCATCGCCGTCCTGGGCTTCTCCAACTCGCAGATCTTCCAGGTCTTCTACTTCCGCATGTATCTGGGCATTGTCCTGATCGGAGCTGCCCACGGATTGGTCCTGTTGCCGGTACTCCTCAGTCACCTGGGACCGCTGAACAAATTGGGCAGAAGCTCGAGTGGCGAGCCCATTACATCCGCCAACTGA
- the LOC128264301 gene encoding LOW QUALITY PROTEIN: uncharacterized protein LOC128264301 (The sequence of the model RefSeq protein was modified relative to this genomic sequence to represent the inferred CDS: inserted 1 base in 1 codon), which translates to MGKKFCYSELQAATQTTQRIANGRSYGQISQDQLEKNPNAEMEDEGDGSMECPKKSTQMNVMLGNLAHGYLKLADQIQAQLCPPPSTPSPPPVDQVEEKREVGGEILQDTQAKEEISESSEENSEPCIGFVDLFWRSLHFEXLDIPLTPLELFSMECQRREESKARTLGGFRSDDSSISSQNKLQECEPQEVLFNRAFSRESPSTETKNPPSTIFEPHISNLPFEHKRSDPEYLLDDQNPSINCSEIELDQYSHTNQSQSLANRFPKKNFSQNLSYFKSVLGSFHVPEKNQSQNPIVQTTTQDSKTVPEQSQIRNSIPTRRCVKFPAQSPSKMLEKVRHSNQNAKKKCTNPENGKYVDCRRACEMEPCGSMKTRRCLEQNEGSKKQVTINKRNLSKVSLTPRWIPGRRESKLYRSNPQNDSRTNEAPKLNDSKTKLKTLQTILSPRRLKECHSSGSEDFNKSSKSSSLEEFDEHSKTLPKGEPKKLCLKKSRSSDGLVPLHSTDTFAEVWKKTGFGNGQKAEKHRMGGLYSQGDKLKFQPIDRLDVGCASLPLFKESEETGERTQYFVTEFDRLSHAERVQDIELRMVQLRLLQFTSDQEYFRHFRDQRGIFKPVLTNSVKYGCPLNHHHCPAVMNATLLSHFVSQHLNEPGVELREVFESDRVLIIFRPQAFQLGKNTCMSVLVYGGIRREPCTLPVQRFMPTQNIHLPEAFVRYSGHLPLFVMICRNRLSSWKGKKVRFEGLDEDDKDTVALWMASMDLAQPVHVVMTIINRRLDITRSSIMKVRELRKSHDCLEFMPSSRQYMRLCDQDLRVLTNDHTEPLYLEISVKEYAGVFPCRHSIPCKGVN; encoded by the exons ATGGGAAAGAAGTTTTGCTATTCAGAGCTACAGGCAGCTACTCAGACAACACAGCGGATTGCGAATGGAAGGAGTTATGGCCAGATAAGTCAAGATCAATTGGAGAAGAATCCGAATGCCGAGATGGAGGATGAGGGCGACGGGTCAATGGAATGTCCCAAGAAGTCAACGCAGA tgaATGTAATGCTGGGTAACCTGGCCCATGGTTACTTGAAGTTGGCGGACCAAATCCAGGCTCAACTTTGCCCTCCACCTTCGACTCCATCTCCGCCTCCAGTTGACCAAGTTGAGGAAAAACGGGAGGTGGGTGGAGAGATCCTTCAAGATACGCAGGCCAAAGAGGAAATCTCAGAGTCTTCGGAGGAAAACTCTGAACCTTGCATTGGCTTTGTCGATTTATTCTGGCGCAGTCTTCATTTCG CGTTGGACATTCCCCTCACTCCCTTGGAACTTTTCTCCATGGAATGCCAGCGAAGGGAAGAATCGAAGGCTAGAACTCTCGGCGGCTTTCGATCTGACGACTCATCAATAAGTTCACAGAATAAACTTCAGGAATGTGAACCTCAAGAAGTTCTATTCAATAGAGCTTTTTCTAGAGAGTCTCCTTCAACCGAAACGAAAAATCCTCCAAGCACTATCTTTGAACCGCACATTTCAAATTTACCATTTGAACATAAAAGAAGTGACCCAGAATATTTACTTGATGATCAAAACCCCTCGATAAAttgttcagaaattgagcTAGATCAGTATTCGCATACAAACCAGAGTCAAAGTTTGGCAAACAGATTCCCCAAGAAAAATTTCTCCCaaaatttatcatattttaaatctgttcTTGGCTCCTTTCATGtaccagaaaaaaatcaaagccaAAATCCAATTGTTCAAACGACAACCCAAGACTCTAAAACAGTACCTGAACAATCTCAAATTCGAAATTCTATACCAACACGAAGGTGTGTTAAATTTCCTGCTCAAAGTCCAAGCAAAATGTTGGAAAAAGTAAGACATTCCAATCAAAATGCTAAAAAGAAATGTACAAATccggaaaatggaaaatacgTTGACTGCAGAAGAGCTTGTGAAATGGAGCCCTGCGGTTCTATGAAAACTCGCAGATGCCTTGAGCAAAACGAAGGTTCTAAGAAGCAAGTcacaattaacaaaagaaATCTATCAAAAGTGTCTTTAACTCCACGTTGGATTCCTGGCAGGCGAGAAAGTAAGCTTTACCGATCGAATCCCCAAAATGATAGCAGAACTAATGAAGCTCCCAAATTAAACgattccaaaacaaaattaaaaacgttgcAGACAATATTATCACCCAGACGTTTGAAAGAATGTCATAGCAGTGGCAGTGAGGACTTCAACAAAAGTTCTAAGAGTTCTTCTCTAGAGGAATTCGATGAACACTCGAAGACCCTGCCCAAAGGTGAGCCTAAAAAATTGTGCCTGAAGAAGTCGCGTAGTTCAGATGGTCTAGTTCCATTACATTCCACCGATACATTTGCGGAAGTCTGGAAAAAAACTGGCTTTGGCAATGGCCAAAAGGCCGAAAAGCATCGAATGGGTGGACTTTACAGTCAGGGCGATAAGCTAAAGTTTCAGCCCATAGATCGATTGGATGTTGGCTGTGCTAGTCTGCCTCTTTTCAAGGAATCTGAGGAGACCGGCGAGCGGACCCAGTACTTTGTGACCGAGTTCGATAGACTCAGCCACGCGGAAAGAGTGCAGGACATCGAGTTGAGAATGGTTCAATTGCGTTTGCTGCAATTCACCTCGGATCAGGAATATTTCCGGCACTTTAGGGATCAGAGGGGGATCTTCAAGCCGGTGCTGACGAATTCGGTGAAGTACGGATGTCCTTTGAATCACCACCACTGTCCGGCCGTGATGAATGCCACTCTCTTGAGTCACTTTGTGAGCCAGCATTTGAACGAACCCGGTGTCGAACTGCGTGAGGTTTTCGAGAGCGATCGAGTGCTGATTATCTTCAGACCACAAGCATTTCAGCTGGGCAAGAACACCTGTATGTCGGTGCTTGTCTACGGTGGCATTCGGCGTGAGCCTTGCACTCTGCCTGTGCAGAGATTTATGCCCACCCAGAATATCCATTTGCCAGAAGCCTTTGTCCGCTACTCCGGACATCTGCCGCTCTTCGTGATGATCTGCAGAAATCGTTTGAGCAGCTGGAAGGGCAAAAAGGTGCGATTCGAGGGACTGGATGAAGATGACAAGGATACCGTCGCCCTGTGGATGGCCAGCATGGATCTGGCGCAACCCGTTCATGTGGTGATGACCATAATCAACCGGCGACTGGACATCACCAGGAGTTCGATCATGAAGGTGAGGGAACTCCGCAAGTCACACGATTGCCTGGAATTTATGCCATCGAGCAGGCAGTATATGCGACTATGCGATCAGGACTTACGAGTCCTCACCAACGATCATACGGAACCGCTCTACTTGGAGATCTCTGTGAAGGAGTATGCCGGTGTTTTTCCCTGCCGTCATTCAATCCCCTGCAAAGGTGTCAACTAA